The genomic interval CCTTTGCTCCCAAAAGTACCCCCAACACTCTTCAAGTCCTGTGTGTCCACAATCGTTCCCCTTTCCGTGTCGAATGGATCGAACCGCTTACCCATGTTCGGTACACGTTAAAATTTCAGCCCCCCCATTCTAGCGTGAAAAAGAGCCGAAGATTTCTTCTCGATTGCGGTGTTGGGTAAAATACCAATTTTTACTTTTACAAACATACGTTCCTGACTTTATAATCAAATTGCGGGCAACACTGGGAGATAGGCCCATTCTCGCACAGAACGGTATGACCCATTTTAATTATCCAAGGAGCTGAATGTTCATGACACTGCGATTGACTCCCTACCTCATGATGGATGGTAATGCAAAAGAGGCCATCGAGTTCTACGAGAAAGCATTGGAAGCGAAAGTGCTCTTCCAACAAACGTTCGGAGAGATGCCGGAAAACCCTGAGTTTCCTTTGCCTGAAGCTGCCCGTAATCGCATCGGACATGCCATGATCAAGATCGGAGAATCCGAGCTGATGTTTTCGGATACGTTCCCTGGTCAGCCCGTTCAAATTGGGAATCAGGTGACCATTTGCATCTCGACCAACGATCCTGCAAAATCCAGACAATTGTATGAAGCCCTGCAAGAAGGCGGCACTGTCGTCATGCCGTTGCAGGAAGCTTTTTTTAGTCCCGCCTACGGCATTGTTACAGACAAGTTCGGCGTGAGTTTCCAAATCTATACAGAAGGCCAACACAATATGTAATAGTAAAAAACTGAGTCGCCTGCTAGAGGTGACTCGGTTCTTCTCTATCCAAAAGCGCGGCACAGGTTTAGAGCTCGATTGACGGGCGGGCGGTCTTACCTGCTTAACTAATCCAGGTAGGC from Brevibacillus choshinensis carries:
- a CDS encoding VOC family protein, with amino-acid sequence MTLRLTPYLMMDGNAKEAIEFYEKALEAKVLFQQTFGEMPENPEFPLPEAARNRIGHAMIKIGESELMFSDTFPGQPVQIGNQVTICISTNDPAKSRQLYEALQEGGTVVMPLQEAFFSPAYGIVTDKFGVSFQIYTEGQHNM